From one Neofelis nebulosa isolate mNeoNeb1 chromosome 4, mNeoNeb1.pri, whole genome shotgun sequence genomic stretch:
- the LOC131510765 gene encoding long-chain-fatty-acid--CoA ligase ACSBG2-like isoform X2: MLRRPGLMTGGSAVKNGLSGPGRVKLPMAHEEETGDPELDMSETKVTPGLWTIHQDGEVLLRLSKHGAGHETPVTIPAFFRESVSRFGAYPALATKNSERWETLNFNQYYEACRKAARALIKLGLQRFHGVGILGFNSIEWFIASVGAILAGGLCVGIYSTNSADACQYVITHAKVNILLVENDLQLQKILSIPRGRMETLKAIIQYKLPMKESRDKLYSWNDFMELGNSIPDSQLDQIMESQRPNQCAVIIYTSGTLGIPKGVMLSHDNITWTAGAAAKNCGLSTAAQKQEVVVSYLPLSHIAAQMMDIWVTMKIGASTYFAQPDALKGTLINTLQEVKPTAFLGVPRIWEKMQERIKETGAKFSSLRKKVFSWGRVIGFKINTKGMLGHRTHDTPISYRVSKALVFSKVKSALGLDRCHSFISGAAPLNQQTAEFFLSLDIPIGEMYGMSESSGPHTASSRESYRIQSCGKVMDGCKNMLYQKNKDSIGEICIWGRHVFMGYLDMEDRTVEIIDDEGWLHTGDLGYTDNQGFLYITGRIKEILITAGGENVAPIPIENMVKEKIPIISHAMLVGEKANFLSILLTLKCKMDGITGEPLDELSSEAINFCRKLGSHVSTVSEILELRDPLVYKAIQEGIDAVNEEAISNAQRIQKWAILEKDFSVPSGELGPTTKVRRHFVAQKYNRLIESFYY, from the exons TGCTGTGAAGAATGGCCTCTCTGGACCTGGAAGGGTTAAACTCCCAATGGCTCATGAAGAGGAAACTGGAGACCCTGAATTGGACATGAGTGAAACCAAAG TTACTCCTGGGCTGTGGACCATTCATCAAGACGGAGAAGTCCTGCTGAGGCTATCAAAACATGGGGCAGGCCATGAGACCCCAGTGACCATCCCTGCATTTTTCCGGGAGTCAGTCAGCCGATTCGGGGCCTACCCGGCCCTCGCAACGAAGAACAGTGAACGGTGGGAAACTCTGAATTTCAACCAGTATTACGAGGCCTGTCGGAAGGCGGCGAGAGCCTTGATCAAG CTGGGCCTGCAGCGTTTCCATGGAGTTGGCATCCTGGGGTTTAACTCCATCGAGTGGTTTATCGCTTCTGTTGGTGCCATCTTAGCAGG GGGTCTTTGTGTTGGTATTTATTCTACCAACTCTGCGGACGCCTGTCAATACGTCATTACTCATGCCAAAGTGAACATCCTGCTGGTTGAGAATGACCTACAGCTACAGAAAATCCTTTCG ATTCCGCGGGGCAGGATGGAGACCCTAAAAGCGATCATCCAGTACAAGCTGCCAATGAAGGAGAGTAGAGATAAACTGTACTCT TGGAATGATTTCATGGAGCTTGGCAACAGCATCCCCGATTCCCAGCTGGACCAGATCATGGAAAGCCAGAGGCCCAATCAGTGTGCAGTGATCATTTATACTTCTGGGACCTTAGGCATCCCCAAGGGAGTGATGCTGAGCCACGACAAT ATCACGTGGACGGCAGGAGCAGCAGCAAAGAACTGTGGCCTGTCTACTGCTGCACAAAAGCAGGAGGTGGTGGTCAGCTACCTCCCCCTCAGCCACATTGCGGCTCAGATGATGGACATCTGGGTCACCATGAAGATCGGGGCCTCCACCTACTTTGCTCAGCCAGACGCTCTCAAG GGCACCTTGATCAATACTCTGCAGGAGGTAAAGCCTACTGCCTTCCTGGGGGTGCCCCGAATCTGGGAGAAGATGCAGGAGAGGATAAAGGAAACTGGCGCCAAATTCTCAAGCCTGAGGAAGAAGGTGTTTTCATGGGGAAGAGTTATTGGCTTCAAGATCAATACAAAAGGGATGTTGGG TCACAGGACGCATGATACTCCCATAAGCTACCGCGTGTCGAAGGCCCTCGTGTTCAGCAAAGTCAAGAGCGCCCTTGGCCTTGATCGCTGCCACTCTTTTATCAGCGGAGCCGCACCCCTCAACCAACAGACCGCTGAGTTCTTCCTAAGCCTGGACATACCCATAGGCGAGATGTACGGTATGAGTGAAAGCTCAGGACCCCACACCGCATCCAGCCGGGAGAGCTACAGGATTCAAAG CTGTGGCAAAGTCATGGATGGATGTAAGAACATGCTGTACCAGAAGAACAAGGACAGCATAGGGGAGATCTGCATCTGGGGCCGGCACGTCTTCATGGGCTATCTGGATATGGAAGATAGGACCGTGGAGATCATTGACGACGAAGGCTGGTTACACACCGGGGACCTGGGCTACACAGACAACCAGGGCTTCCTCTACATCACCGGCCGCATCAAAG AAATCCTCATCACAGCCGGCGGTGAGAACGTGGCCCCTATTCCCATTGAGAACATGGTTAAAGAGAAGATTCCCATAATCAGTCATGCCATGTTAGTGGGAGAGAAGGCAAACTTTCTGAGCATCCTGCTGACACTGAAG TGTAAGATGGACGGGATAACTGGAGAGCCACTGGACGAGCTAAGCTCGGAGGCCATCAACTTCTGCCGGAAACTGGGAAGCCACGTGTCCACCGTCTCTGAGATTTTGGAGCTGCGGGACCCCCTGGTCTACAAGGCCATCCAGGAGGGCATAGATGCCGTGAATGAGGAAGCCATCTCCAATGCACAGAGGATCCAGAAGTGGGCCATCCTGGAGAAGGACTTTTCTGTCCCCAGTGGGGAGCTGG GTCCGACGACAAAGGTTAGGAGACACTTTGTGGCCCAGAAATACAATAGGCTAATTGAAAGCTTCTACTACTGA
- the LOC131510765 gene encoding long-chain-fatty-acid--CoA ligase ACSBG2-like isoform X3 codes for MLRRPGLMTGGSAVKNGLSGPGRVKLPMAHEEETGDPELDMSETKVTPGLWTIHQDGEVLLRLSKHGAGHETPVTIPAFFRESVSRFGAYPALATKNSERWETLNFNQYYEACRKAARALIKLGLQRFHGVGILGFNSIEWFIASVGAILAGGLCVGIYSTNSADACQYVITHAKVNILLVENDLQLQKILSIPRGRMETLKAIIQYKLPMKESRDKLYSWNDFMELGNSIPDSQLDQIMESQRPNQCAVIIYTSGTLGIPKGVMLSHDNITWTAGAAAKNCGLSTAAQKQEVVVSYLPLSHIAAQMMDIWVTMKIGASTYFAQPDALKGTLINTLQEVKPTAFLGVPRIWEKMQERIKETGAKFSSLRKKVFSWGRVIGFKINTKGMLGCGKVMDGCKNMLYQKNKDSIGEICIWGRHVFMGYLDMEDRTVEIIDDEGWLHTGDLGYTDNQGFLYITGRIKEILITAGGENVAPIPIENMVKEKIPIISHAMLVGEKANFLSILLTLKCKMDGITGEPLDELSSEAINFCRKLGSHVSTVSEILELRDPLVYKAIQEGIDAVNEEAISNAQRIQKWAILEKDFSVPSGELGPTTKVRRHFVAQKYNRLIESFYY; via the exons TGCTGTGAAGAATGGCCTCTCTGGACCTGGAAGGGTTAAACTCCCAATGGCTCATGAAGAGGAAACTGGAGACCCTGAATTGGACATGAGTGAAACCAAAG TTACTCCTGGGCTGTGGACCATTCATCAAGACGGAGAAGTCCTGCTGAGGCTATCAAAACATGGGGCAGGCCATGAGACCCCAGTGACCATCCCTGCATTTTTCCGGGAGTCAGTCAGCCGATTCGGGGCCTACCCGGCCCTCGCAACGAAGAACAGTGAACGGTGGGAAACTCTGAATTTCAACCAGTATTACGAGGCCTGTCGGAAGGCGGCGAGAGCCTTGATCAAG CTGGGCCTGCAGCGTTTCCATGGAGTTGGCATCCTGGGGTTTAACTCCATCGAGTGGTTTATCGCTTCTGTTGGTGCCATCTTAGCAGG GGGTCTTTGTGTTGGTATTTATTCTACCAACTCTGCGGACGCCTGTCAATACGTCATTACTCATGCCAAAGTGAACATCCTGCTGGTTGAGAATGACCTACAGCTACAGAAAATCCTTTCG ATTCCGCGGGGCAGGATGGAGACCCTAAAAGCGATCATCCAGTACAAGCTGCCAATGAAGGAGAGTAGAGATAAACTGTACTCT TGGAATGATTTCATGGAGCTTGGCAACAGCATCCCCGATTCCCAGCTGGACCAGATCATGGAAAGCCAGAGGCCCAATCAGTGTGCAGTGATCATTTATACTTCTGGGACCTTAGGCATCCCCAAGGGAGTGATGCTGAGCCACGACAAT ATCACGTGGACGGCAGGAGCAGCAGCAAAGAACTGTGGCCTGTCTACTGCTGCACAAAAGCAGGAGGTGGTGGTCAGCTACCTCCCCCTCAGCCACATTGCGGCTCAGATGATGGACATCTGGGTCACCATGAAGATCGGGGCCTCCACCTACTTTGCTCAGCCAGACGCTCTCAAG GGCACCTTGATCAATACTCTGCAGGAGGTAAAGCCTACTGCCTTCCTGGGGGTGCCCCGAATCTGGGAGAAGATGCAGGAGAGGATAAAGGAAACTGGCGCCAAATTCTCAAGCCTGAGGAAGAAGGTGTTTTCATGGGGAAGAGTTATTGGCTTCAAGATCAATACAAAAGGGATGTTGGG CTGTGGCAAAGTCATGGATGGATGTAAGAACATGCTGTACCAGAAGAACAAGGACAGCATAGGGGAGATCTGCATCTGGGGCCGGCACGTCTTCATGGGCTATCTGGATATGGAAGATAGGACCGTGGAGATCATTGACGACGAAGGCTGGTTACACACCGGGGACCTGGGCTACACAGACAACCAGGGCTTCCTCTACATCACCGGCCGCATCAAAG AAATCCTCATCACAGCCGGCGGTGAGAACGTGGCCCCTATTCCCATTGAGAACATGGTTAAAGAGAAGATTCCCATAATCAGTCATGCCATGTTAGTGGGAGAGAAGGCAAACTTTCTGAGCATCCTGCTGACACTGAAG TGTAAGATGGACGGGATAACTGGAGAGCCACTGGACGAGCTAAGCTCGGAGGCCATCAACTTCTGCCGGAAACTGGGAAGCCACGTGTCCACCGTCTCTGAGATTTTGGAGCTGCGGGACCCCCTGGTCTACAAGGCCATCCAGGAGGGCATAGATGCCGTGAATGAGGAAGCCATCTCCAATGCACAGAGGATCCAGAAGTGGGCCATCCTGGAGAAGGACTTTTCTGTCCCCAGTGGGGAGCTGG GTCCGACGACAAAGGTTAGGAGACACTTTGTGGCCCAGAAATACAATAGGCTAATTGAAAGCTTCTACTACTGA
- the LOC131510765 gene encoding long-chain-fatty-acid--CoA ligase ACSBG2-like isoform X1, whose product MLRRPGLMTGGSAVKNGLSGPGRVKLPMAHEEETGDPELDMSETKVTPGLWTIHQDGEVLLRLSKHGAGHETPVTIPAFFRESVSRFGAYPALATKNSERWETLNFNQYYEACRKAARALIKLGLQRFHGVGILGFNSIEWFIASVGAILAGGLCVGIYSTNSADACQYVITHAKVNILLVENDLQLQKILSIPRGRMETLKAIIQYKLPMKESRDKLYSWNDFMELGNSIPDSQLDQIMESQRPNQCAVIIYTSGTLGIPKGVMLSHDNITWTAGAAAKNCGLSTAAQKQEVVVSYLPLSHIAAQMMDIWVTMKIGASTYFAQPDALKGTLINTLQEVKPTAFLGVPRIWEKMQERIKETGAKFSSLRKKVFSWGRVIGFKINTKGMLGHRTHDTPISYRVSKALVFSKVKSALGLDRCHSFISGAAPLNQQTAEFFLSLDIPIGEMYGMSESSGPHTASSRESYRIQSSCGKVMDGCKNMLYQKNKDSIGEICIWGRHVFMGYLDMEDRTVEIIDDEGWLHTGDLGYTDNQGFLYITGRIKEILITAGGENVAPIPIENMVKEKIPIISHAMLVGEKANFLSILLTLKCKMDGITGEPLDELSSEAINFCRKLGSHVSTVSEILELRDPLVYKAIQEGIDAVNEEAISNAQRIQKWAILEKDFSVPSGELGPTTKVRRHFVAQKYNRLIESFYY is encoded by the exons TGCTGTGAAGAATGGCCTCTCTGGACCTGGAAGGGTTAAACTCCCAATGGCTCATGAAGAGGAAACTGGAGACCCTGAATTGGACATGAGTGAAACCAAAG TTACTCCTGGGCTGTGGACCATTCATCAAGACGGAGAAGTCCTGCTGAGGCTATCAAAACATGGGGCAGGCCATGAGACCCCAGTGACCATCCCTGCATTTTTCCGGGAGTCAGTCAGCCGATTCGGGGCCTACCCGGCCCTCGCAACGAAGAACAGTGAACGGTGGGAAACTCTGAATTTCAACCAGTATTACGAGGCCTGTCGGAAGGCGGCGAGAGCCTTGATCAAG CTGGGCCTGCAGCGTTTCCATGGAGTTGGCATCCTGGGGTTTAACTCCATCGAGTGGTTTATCGCTTCTGTTGGTGCCATCTTAGCAGG GGGTCTTTGTGTTGGTATTTATTCTACCAACTCTGCGGACGCCTGTCAATACGTCATTACTCATGCCAAAGTGAACATCCTGCTGGTTGAGAATGACCTACAGCTACAGAAAATCCTTTCG ATTCCGCGGGGCAGGATGGAGACCCTAAAAGCGATCATCCAGTACAAGCTGCCAATGAAGGAGAGTAGAGATAAACTGTACTCT TGGAATGATTTCATGGAGCTTGGCAACAGCATCCCCGATTCCCAGCTGGACCAGATCATGGAAAGCCAGAGGCCCAATCAGTGTGCAGTGATCATTTATACTTCTGGGACCTTAGGCATCCCCAAGGGAGTGATGCTGAGCCACGACAAT ATCACGTGGACGGCAGGAGCAGCAGCAAAGAACTGTGGCCTGTCTACTGCTGCACAAAAGCAGGAGGTGGTGGTCAGCTACCTCCCCCTCAGCCACATTGCGGCTCAGATGATGGACATCTGGGTCACCATGAAGATCGGGGCCTCCACCTACTTTGCTCAGCCAGACGCTCTCAAG GGCACCTTGATCAATACTCTGCAGGAGGTAAAGCCTACTGCCTTCCTGGGGGTGCCCCGAATCTGGGAGAAGATGCAGGAGAGGATAAAGGAAACTGGCGCCAAATTCTCAAGCCTGAGGAAGAAGGTGTTTTCATGGGGAAGAGTTATTGGCTTCAAGATCAATACAAAAGGGATGTTGGG TCACAGGACGCATGATACTCCCATAAGCTACCGCGTGTCGAAGGCCCTCGTGTTCAGCAAAGTCAAGAGCGCCCTTGGCCTTGATCGCTGCCACTCTTTTATCAGCGGAGCCGCACCCCTCAACCAACAGACCGCTGAGTTCTTCCTAAGCCTGGACATACCCATAGGCGAGATGTACGGTATGAGTGAAAGCTCAGGACCCCACACCGCATCCAGCCGGGAGAGCTACAGGATTCAAAG CAGCTGTGGCAAAGTCATGGATGGATGTAAGAACATGCTGTACCAGAAGAACAAGGACAGCATAGGGGAGATCTGCATCTGGGGCCGGCACGTCTTCATGGGCTATCTGGATATGGAAGATAGGACCGTGGAGATCATTGACGACGAAGGCTGGTTACACACCGGGGACCTGGGCTACACAGACAACCAGGGCTTCCTCTACATCACCGGCCGCATCAAAG AAATCCTCATCACAGCCGGCGGTGAGAACGTGGCCCCTATTCCCATTGAGAACATGGTTAAAGAGAAGATTCCCATAATCAGTCATGCCATGTTAGTGGGAGAGAAGGCAAACTTTCTGAGCATCCTGCTGACACTGAAG TGTAAGATGGACGGGATAACTGGAGAGCCACTGGACGAGCTAAGCTCGGAGGCCATCAACTTCTGCCGGAAACTGGGAAGCCACGTGTCCACCGTCTCTGAGATTTTGGAGCTGCGGGACCCCCTGGTCTACAAGGCCATCCAGGAGGGCATAGATGCCGTGAATGAGGAAGCCATCTCCAATGCACAGAGGATCCAGAAGTGGGCCATCCTGGAGAAGGACTTTTCTGTCCCCAGTGGGGAGCTGG GTCCGACGACAAAGGTTAGGAGACACTTTGTGGCCCAGAAATACAATAGGCTAATTGAAAGCTTCTACTACTGA
- the LOC131510765 gene encoding long-chain-fatty-acid--CoA ligase ACSBG2-like isoform X4 → MLRRPGLMTGGSAVKNGLSGPGRVKLPMAHEEETGDPELDMSETKVTPGLWTIHQDGEVLLRLSKHGAGHETPVTIPAFFRESVSRFGAYPALATKNSERWETLNFNQYYEACRKAARALIKLGLQRFHGVGILGFNSIEWFIASVGAILAGGLCVGIYSTNSADACQYVITHAKVNILLVENDLQLQKILSIPRGRMETLKAIIQYKLPMKESRDKLYSWNDFMELGNSIPDSQLDQIMESQRPNQCAVIIYTSGTLGIPKGVMLSHDNITWTAGAAAKNCGLSTAAQKQEVVVSYLPLSHIAAQMMDIWVTMKIGASTYFAQPDALKGTLINTLQEVKPTAFLGVPRIWEKMQERIKETGAKFSSLRKKVFSWGRVIGFKINTKGMLGHRTHDTPISYRVSKALVFSKVKSALGLDRCHSFISGAAPLNQQTAEFFLSLDIPIGEMYGMSESSGPHTASSRESYRIQSSCGKVMDGCKNMLYQKNKDSIGEICIWGRHVFMGYLDMEDRTVEIIDDEGWLHTGDLGYTDNQGFLYITGRIKEILITAGGENVAPIPIENMVKEKIPIISHAMLVGEKANFLSILLTLKVRRQRLGDTLWPRNTIG, encoded by the exons TGCTGTGAAGAATGGCCTCTCTGGACCTGGAAGGGTTAAACTCCCAATGGCTCATGAAGAGGAAACTGGAGACCCTGAATTGGACATGAGTGAAACCAAAG TTACTCCTGGGCTGTGGACCATTCATCAAGACGGAGAAGTCCTGCTGAGGCTATCAAAACATGGGGCAGGCCATGAGACCCCAGTGACCATCCCTGCATTTTTCCGGGAGTCAGTCAGCCGATTCGGGGCCTACCCGGCCCTCGCAACGAAGAACAGTGAACGGTGGGAAACTCTGAATTTCAACCAGTATTACGAGGCCTGTCGGAAGGCGGCGAGAGCCTTGATCAAG CTGGGCCTGCAGCGTTTCCATGGAGTTGGCATCCTGGGGTTTAACTCCATCGAGTGGTTTATCGCTTCTGTTGGTGCCATCTTAGCAGG GGGTCTTTGTGTTGGTATTTATTCTACCAACTCTGCGGACGCCTGTCAATACGTCATTACTCATGCCAAAGTGAACATCCTGCTGGTTGAGAATGACCTACAGCTACAGAAAATCCTTTCG ATTCCGCGGGGCAGGATGGAGACCCTAAAAGCGATCATCCAGTACAAGCTGCCAATGAAGGAGAGTAGAGATAAACTGTACTCT TGGAATGATTTCATGGAGCTTGGCAACAGCATCCCCGATTCCCAGCTGGACCAGATCATGGAAAGCCAGAGGCCCAATCAGTGTGCAGTGATCATTTATACTTCTGGGACCTTAGGCATCCCCAAGGGAGTGATGCTGAGCCACGACAAT ATCACGTGGACGGCAGGAGCAGCAGCAAAGAACTGTGGCCTGTCTACTGCTGCACAAAAGCAGGAGGTGGTGGTCAGCTACCTCCCCCTCAGCCACATTGCGGCTCAGATGATGGACATCTGGGTCACCATGAAGATCGGGGCCTCCACCTACTTTGCTCAGCCAGACGCTCTCAAG GGCACCTTGATCAATACTCTGCAGGAGGTAAAGCCTACTGCCTTCCTGGGGGTGCCCCGAATCTGGGAGAAGATGCAGGAGAGGATAAAGGAAACTGGCGCCAAATTCTCAAGCCTGAGGAAGAAGGTGTTTTCATGGGGAAGAGTTATTGGCTTCAAGATCAATACAAAAGGGATGTTGGG TCACAGGACGCATGATACTCCCATAAGCTACCGCGTGTCGAAGGCCCTCGTGTTCAGCAAAGTCAAGAGCGCCCTTGGCCTTGATCGCTGCCACTCTTTTATCAGCGGAGCCGCACCCCTCAACCAACAGACCGCTGAGTTCTTCCTAAGCCTGGACATACCCATAGGCGAGATGTACGGTATGAGTGAAAGCTCAGGACCCCACACCGCATCCAGCCGGGAGAGCTACAGGATTCAAAG CAGCTGTGGCAAAGTCATGGATGGATGTAAGAACATGCTGTACCAGAAGAACAAGGACAGCATAGGGGAGATCTGCATCTGGGGCCGGCACGTCTTCATGGGCTATCTGGATATGGAAGATAGGACCGTGGAGATCATTGACGACGAAGGCTGGTTACACACCGGGGACCTGGGCTACACAGACAACCAGGGCTTCCTCTACATCACCGGCCGCATCAAAG AAATCCTCATCACAGCCGGCGGTGAGAACGTGGCCCCTATTCCCATTGAGAACATGGTTAAAGAGAAGATTCCCATAATCAGTCATGCCATGTTAGTGGGAGAGAAGGCAAACTTTCTGAGCATCCTGCTGACACTGAAG GTCCGACGACAAAGGTTAGGAGACACTTTGTGGCCCAGAAATACAATAGGCTAA
- the LOC131510765 gene encoding long-chain-fatty-acid--CoA ligase ACSBG2-like isoform X5 produces the protein MLRRPGLMTGGSAVKNGLSGPGRVKLPMAHEEETGDPELDMSETKVTPGLWTIHQDGEVLLRLSKHGAGHETPVTIPAFFRESVSRFGAYPALATKNSERWETLNFNQYYEACRKAARALIKLGLQRFHGVGILGFNSIEWFIASVGAILAGGLCVGIYSTNSADACQYVITHAKVNILLVENDLQLQKILSIPRGRMETLKAIIQYKLPMKESRDKLYSWNDFMELGNSIPDSQLDQIMESQRPNQCAVIIYTSGTLGIPKGVMLSHDNITWTAGAAAKNCGLSTAAQKQEVVVSYLPLSHIAAQMMDIWVTMKIGASTYFAQPDALKGTLINTLQEVKPTAFLGVPRIWEKMQERIKETGAKFSSLRKKVFSWGRVIGFKINTKGMLGHRTHDTPISYRVSKALVFSKVKSALGLDRCHSFISGAAPLNQQTAEFFLSLDIPIGEMYGMSESSGPHTASSRESYRIQSSCGKVMDGCKNMLYQKNKDSIGEICIWGRHVFMGYLDMEDRTVEIIDDEGWLHTGDLGYTDNQGFLYITGRIKEILITAGGENVAPIPIENMVKEKIPIISHAMLVGEKANFLSILLTLKGWPGSVCGHGVW, from the exons TGCTGTGAAGAATGGCCTCTCTGGACCTGGAAGGGTTAAACTCCCAATGGCTCATGAAGAGGAAACTGGAGACCCTGAATTGGACATGAGTGAAACCAAAG TTACTCCTGGGCTGTGGACCATTCATCAAGACGGAGAAGTCCTGCTGAGGCTATCAAAACATGGGGCAGGCCATGAGACCCCAGTGACCATCCCTGCATTTTTCCGGGAGTCAGTCAGCCGATTCGGGGCCTACCCGGCCCTCGCAACGAAGAACAGTGAACGGTGGGAAACTCTGAATTTCAACCAGTATTACGAGGCCTGTCGGAAGGCGGCGAGAGCCTTGATCAAG CTGGGCCTGCAGCGTTTCCATGGAGTTGGCATCCTGGGGTTTAACTCCATCGAGTGGTTTATCGCTTCTGTTGGTGCCATCTTAGCAGG GGGTCTTTGTGTTGGTATTTATTCTACCAACTCTGCGGACGCCTGTCAATACGTCATTACTCATGCCAAAGTGAACATCCTGCTGGTTGAGAATGACCTACAGCTACAGAAAATCCTTTCG ATTCCGCGGGGCAGGATGGAGACCCTAAAAGCGATCATCCAGTACAAGCTGCCAATGAAGGAGAGTAGAGATAAACTGTACTCT TGGAATGATTTCATGGAGCTTGGCAACAGCATCCCCGATTCCCAGCTGGACCAGATCATGGAAAGCCAGAGGCCCAATCAGTGTGCAGTGATCATTTATACTTCTGGGACCTTAGGCATCCCCAAGGGAGTGATGCTGAGCCACGACAAT ATCACGTGGACGGCAGGAGCAGCAGCAAAGAACTGTGGCCTGTCTACTGCTGCACAAAAGCAGGAGGTGGTGGTCAGCTACCTCCCCCTCAGCCACATTGCGGCTCAGATGATGGACATCTGGGTCACCATGAAGATCGGGGCCTCCACCTACTTTGCTCAGCCAGACGCTCTCAAG GGCACCTTGATCAATACTCTGCAGGAGGTAAAGCCTACTGCCTTCCTGGGGGTGCCCCGAATCTGGGAGAAGATGCAGGAGAGGATAAAGGAAACTGGCGCCAAATTCTCAAGCCTGAGGAAGAAGGTGTTTTCATGGGGAAGAGTTATTGGCTTCAAGATCAATACAAAAGGGATGTTGGG TCACAGGACGCATGATACTCCCATAAGCTACCGCGTGTCGAAGGCCCTCGTGTTCAGCAAAGTCAAGAGCGCCCTTGGCCTTGATCGCTGCCACTCTTTTATCAGCGGAGCCGCACCCCTCAACCAACAGACCGCTGAGTTCTTCCTAAGCCTGGACATACCCATAGGCGAGATGTACGGTATGAGTGAAAGCTCAGGACCCCACACCGCATCCAGCCGGGAGAGCTACAGGATTCAAAG CAGCTGTGGCAAAGTCATGGATGGATGTAAGAACATGCTGTACCAGAAGAACAAGGACAGCATAGGGGAGATCTGCATCTGGGGCCGGCACGTCTTCATGGGCTATCTGGATATGGAAGATAGGACCGTGGAGATCATTGACGACGAAGGCTGGTTACACACCGGGGACCTGGGCTACACAGACAACCAGGGCTTCCTCTACATCACCGGCCGCATCAAAG AAATCCTCATCACAGCCGGCGGTGAGAACGTGGCCCCTATTCCCATTGAGAACATGGTTAAAGAGAAGATTCCCATAATCAGTCATGCCATGTTAGTGGGAGAGAAGGCAAACTTTCTGAGCATCCTGCTGACACTGAAG GGGTGGCCAGGAAGCGTGTGCGGTCACGGGGTGTGGTGA